A part of Myxococcus fulvus genomic DNA contains:
- a CDS encoding NAD(P)/FAD-dependent oxidoreductase, producing the protein MNDTQVKDVVIVGGGPAGLSAALILGRGRKRVLLCDAGAPRNERAEHMHGFVTRDGIPPAEFRAIGREQLGPYDVDVRDVRVERIEPKGTRFQVTLGDGQVIEARKVLLTTGLVDQVPDQPGFRELWAHSVFQCPYCHGWEIRDRGWGVLVHQENTHHPYVDFVLFLKGWTSNLTLYTQGKLTLTAEQRESLRRAEVRVVEGKVRGLIPTQDGQHLEAVELEDGTRVPQEYLFAHPPQKQTALVQGLGLTLDELGFVKVSPTLETSVPGIYAAGDLTTRLQGALVAASAGAMAAYTLNHLLNIDALGLPHTA; encoded by the coding sequence ATGAACGACACACAGGTGAAGGACGTGGTGATTGTGGGAGGAGGCCCGGCGGGCCTGAGTGCCGCGCTGATTCTGGGCCGGGGCCGCAAGCGGGTGCTGCTGTGCGACGCGGGCGCACCGCGCAACGAGCGGGCGGAGCACATGCACGGCTTCGTCACCCGGGACGGCATCCCCCCCGCGGAGTTCCGCGCCATCGGCCGCGAGCAGCTGGGCCCCTACGACGTCGACGTGCGCGACGTGCGCGTCGAGCGCATCGAGCCCAAGGGGACTCGCTTCCAGGTCACGCTCGGCGACGGCCAGGTCATCGAGGCCCGCAAGGTGCTGCTGACGACGGGCCTGGTGGACCAGGTGCCGGACCAGCCCGGCTTCCGCGAGCTGTGGGCGCACAGCGTCTTCCAGTGTCCGTACTGCCACGGCTGGGAGATTCGGGACCGGGGCTGGGGCGTGCTCGTCCACCAGGAGAACACCCATCACCCGTACGTCGACTTCGTCCTCTTCCTGAAGGGCTGGACCTCCAACCTCACGCTCTACACCCAGGGCAAGCTGACGCTGACCGCCGAGCAGCGCGAGTCCCTGCGTCGCGCCGAGGTGCGCGTCGTCGAGGGCAAGGTGCGCGGCCTCATTCCCACCCAGGACGGCCAGCACCTGGAGGCGGTGGAGCTGGAGGACGGCACCCGCGTGCCGCAGGAGTACCTCTTCGCGCACCCACCCCAGAAGCAGACGGCGCTGGTCCAGGGACTGGGGCTCACGCTCGACGAGCTGGGCTTCGTCAAGGTGAGCCCGACGCTGGAGACCTCCGTGCCCGGCATCTACGCGGCGGGAGACCTCACCACGCGCCTGCAGGGAGCGCTGGTGGCCGCGTCGGCGGGCGCGATGGCGGCCTACACGCTGAACCACCTGTTGAACATCGACGCCCTGGGCCTGCCCCACACGGCGTGA
- a CDS encoding LVIVD repeat-containing protein, with protein sequence MRPALLASMALLACWATGCASSDEPPWDGRYTPLEELGDWSDYGPLSVCGVVESGASCGSLESFDLSSCRRHTLEQLERMGVYRSLLRIDARNGAPARFVPSGGGFKLNAAGTPEQVQGANAVAGVWDTRTLFIASETPDGGLFTFAGCNAVSPRVVTGCFTRCRDGVLVESGTFRAERVTRFQGEHEISGGMRLVSERAVGLGPAVDVQLIDGHAYVISQDRRGRPGGLTVFDVSDPAVPMRVAELSTPGDTDWRGATFKGGMLYVASASSGVVVLDVSVPSAPVLVRRVSARTSPGVSMVSVDRDRLYAVSTDATVGTLMFDISEPAEPRLLERIVSGMRMPDQPSSRGPVSYEGRLYVNHRGAGLQVVDARASSGVRVLGQYTYPYANSRASAVGTFGGRIVAFESSMGMGARLRALDVSEPRHIVKIGEYGLRAVVSPRAMELRGSRLYVTYHQEGLRVLDVSNPTKPREVAYFNSFRETDPGRGDSMEEGATGLQVPGDGHVYIVDTSRGLLVLTEPPGE encoded by the coding sequence ATGCGGCCCGCGCTGCTTGCGTCGATGGCACTGCTCGCCTGTTGGGCGACGGGCTGCGCGTCGTCGGATGAGCCCCCCTGGGATGGGCGCTACACGCCGCTGGAGGAGCTCGGCGACTGGAGTGATTACGGGCCGCTGTCCGTCTGCGGCGTCGTCGAGAGCGGGGCCTCGTGCGGCAGCCTGGAGTCCTTCGACCTGTCCAGCTGTCGACGCCACACGCTGGAGCAGTTGGAGCGGATGGGGGTGTATCGCAGCCTCCTGCGCATCGATGCGCGGAACGGGGCTCCCGCGCGCTTCGTGCCGTCAGGCGGGGGATTCAAGCTGAACGCGGCGGGCACGCCCGAGCAGGTGCAGGGCGCCAACGCCGTGGCCGGCGTCTGGGACACGCGGACGCTGTTCATCGCCAGCGAGACCCCGGATGGAGGTCTGTTCACCTTCGCGGGCTGCAACGCGGTGAGCCCTCGCGTCGTCACGGGGTGCTTCACGCGGTGCCGGGACGGGGTGCTGGTGGAGTCGGGGACGTTCCGCGCCGAGCGCGTCACGCGCTTCCAGGGCGAGCATGAAATCTCCGGCGGCATGCGGCTGGTGTCCGAGCGCGCGGTGGGCCTGGGCCCGGCCGTGGACGTGCAGCTCATCGACGGCCATGCGTATGTCATCTCGCAGGACCGGCGGGGGCGGCCGGGAGGGCTCACGGTGTTCGACGTGAGCGACCCGGCGGTGCCGATGCGCGTGGCGGAGCTGAGCACGCCGGGGGACACGGACTGGCGGGGCGCGACGTTCAAGGGCGGGATGCTCTACGTCGCGAGCGCCAGCTCGGGGGTGGTGGTGCTCGACGTCTCCGTGCCCTCGGCGCCGGTGCTGGTGCGCCGCGTGTCCGCGAGGACCTCGCCGGGGGTGTCGATGGTGAGCGTGGACAGGGACCGGCTGTATGCCGTGTCCACGGACGCGACCGTGGGCACCTTGATGTTCGACATCAGCGAGCCCGCGGAGCCGCGATTGCTGGAGCGCATCGTCTCCGGGATGCGCATGCCGGACCAGCCGTCCTCCCGGGGCCCGGTGAGCTACGAGGGCCGGCTGTATGTGAATCACCGAGGCGCGGGGCTGCAGGTCGTCGACGCGAGAGCGTCCTCGGGGGTCCGGGTGCTGGGGCAGTACACGTATCCGTACGCGAACAGCCGCGCGAGCGCGGTGGGCACGTTCGGCGGGCGCATCGTGGCCTTCGAGAGCAGCATGGGCATGGGTGCGCGGCTGCGCGCGCTGGATGTCAGCGAGCCGCGGCACATCGTGAAGATTGGGGAGTACGGCCTGCGCGCCGTGGTGTCCCCGCGAGCGATGGAGCTGAGGGGCTCGCGGCTGTACGTGACGTACCACCAGGAGGGGCTGCGCGTGCTGGACGTGAGCAACCCCACGAAGCCGCGCGAGGTGGCGTACTTCAACAGCTTCCGCGAGACGGACCCGGGACGCGGGGACTCGATGGAGGAGGGCGCCACCGGGCTCCAGGTGCCCGGGGATGGCCATGTCTACATCGTGGATACGTCACGCGGACTGCTCGTGCTGACGGAGCCTCCGGGGGAGTGA
- a CDS encoding LysR family transcriptional regulator — protein sequence MEFRQLQLFIAVAEELHFGRAAARIGMAQPPFSQQIRRLESELGVELLTRTSRHVALTAAGARLLEEARALLARRVDATHAVREAASGESGTLRVGFAASSAFGVLPDIVLRFRTRFPKVKLELDDSETLNVGAALASGELDLAILRAPFRHEGLTVERLLRERFVLALPARHPRARQRVVALSSLAHEPFVLFPRHSAPGLHDLVTSMCLAAGFSPNIRQEARSWPSVVGMVEAGLGLTIAPASSQALCPKGVVFRPLSGAPGHAELVVAFPGRRPSPAAQHFRVLAHETVSRSGRDTSD from the coding sequence ATGGAATTCCGTCAGCTCCAGCTCTTCATCGCCGTGGCGGAGGAGCTGCACTTCGGACGCGCCGCCGCGCGCATCGGCATGGCCCAGCCACCGTTCAGCCAGCAGATCCGCCGGCTGGAGTCCGAGCTGGGGGTCGAGCTGCTCACGCGCACCAGCCGCCACGTGGCCCTCACCGCCGCCGGGGCTCGGCTGCTGGAGGAGGCGCGCGCGCTGCTCGCCCGACGCGTGGACGCCACCCACGCCGTGCGCGAGGCCGCGAGCGGCGAGTCGGGCACGCTGCGCGTCGGCTTCGCGGCGTCCTCGGCCTTCGGCGTGCTGCCCGACATCGTGCTGCGCTTCCGCACGCGCTTCCCCAAGGTGAAGCTGGAGCTGGATGACAGCGAGACGCTGAACGTCGGCGCCGCGCTGGCCTCGGGGGAGCTGGACCTGGCCATCCTGCGCGCGCCCTTCCGCCACGAGGGCCTCACCGTGGAGCGGCTCTTGCGCGAGCGCTTCGTGCTCGCCCTGCCCGCCCGTCACCCTCGCGCGCGGCAGCGCGTCGTGGCGCTGTCCTCGCTGGCGCACGAGCCCTTCGTCCTGTTCCCCCGCCACTCCGCGCCCGGCCTGCATGACCTGGTGACGAGCATGTGTCTGGCGGCGGGCTTCTCCCCCAACATCCGACAGGAGGCGCGCTCGTGGCCCTCCGTGGTCGGCATGGTGGAGGCGGGGCTGGGGCTGACCATCGCGCCCGCGTCCTCGCAGGCCCTGTGCCCCAAGGGCGTCGTGTTCCGCCCCCTGAGCGGCGCGCCCGGCCACGCGGAGCTGGTGGTGGCCTTCCCCGGACGGCGGCCGTCCCCCGCCGCGCAGCACTTCCGCGTCCTCGCCCACGAGACGGTGTCCCGCTCGGGGCGCGACACGTCGGACTGA
- a CDS encoding AraC family transcriptional regulator — protein sequence MASTEQSCVHPPSTLRQDFEEKRRLTWIGTLGPVAPLRVSPRSAVHPYAAIVLVLKGESRVRHAGDLVLRAGDVHLIPPGDAHGREHSDAQGLGLGFYPEALSPNAEEREARLGPLLRVRAGCHPVLRPTSVQRRRLLRWMRLMEEEQTRNERGNEEASLSLLRLVLIELERMASPEALTEPASVGLSRRALTYIETHCLEPLSLAKVARELGRSAPHVAGVVRQETGRTVGEWILECRMAEARSRLRHTDERVDIVADRVGYADVTHFIRLFRRVHGVTPAAWRRRMAPGVR from the coding sequence ATGGCGTCCACCGAGCAGTCCTGTGTGCATCCCCCCTCCACGCTGCGCCAGGACTTCGAGGAGAAGCGGCGGCTCACGTGGATAGGCACGCTGGGGCCCGTGGCGCCCCTGCGCGTCTCTCCCCGCTCCGCGGTCCACCCGTACGCCGCCATCGTCCTGGTGCTGAAGGGCGAGTCACGCGTCCGGCACGCGGGAGACCTGGTGCTGCGCGCGGGCGACGTGCACCTGATTCCACCAGGAGATGCACACGGCCGCGAGCACTCGGACGCGCAGGGCCTGGGGCTGGGCTTCTATCCCGAGGCCCTCTCCCCGAACGCCGAGGAGCGCGAGGCGCGATTGGGGCCGCTGCTGCGCGTGCGCGCGGGCTGTCACCCCGTCTTGCGTCCCACCAGCGTGCAGCGCCGCCGCCTGCTGCGCTGGATGCGCCTGATGGAAGAGGAGCAGACCCGCAACGAGCGCGGCAACGAGGAGGCGAGCCTGTCCCTCCTGCGCCTGGTGCTCATCGAGCTGGAGCGGATGGCCTCGCCCGAGGCCCTCACCGAGCCCGCCTCCGTGGGCCTCAGCCGCCGGGCGCTCACGTACATCGAGACCCACTGCCTGGAGCCCCTGTCCCTCGCGAAGGTGGCCAGAGAGCTGGGGCGCTCGGCCCCGCACGTCGCGGGCGTGGTGCGCCAGGAGACGGGGCGCACCGTGGGCGAGTGGATTCTCGAGTGCCGGATGGCCGAGGCCCGCAGCCGACTGCGCCACACCGACGAGCGCGTGGACATCGTCGCGGACCGGGTGGGTTACGCGGACGTGACGCACTTCATCCGACTCTTCCGCCGCGTGCATGGTGTGACACCCGCCGCATGGAGGCGACGCATGGCGCCAGGGGTGCGCTGA